In Stenotrophomonas sp. ASS1, the following proteins share a genomic window:
- a CDS encoding carotenoid oxygenase family protein — MDRRRFLRTLLSSSACLALGATALRVAPAFAGDPTRFAQGMQEHPWLLGWRSVGSESLGPATVQLQGKLPSGLAGTLYRNGPAWTERDGFRYDHWFDGDGMVHGWRFNGDGSLTHHGRMVATPKFTREQKAGRFQYPAAGTSVPGALAVRNNDDANVANTSVTMINGRLFALCESGSAFEVDPDSLQTLGPVTWRPDLAALPFSAHPLRDRDGSLWNFGSISLMGGHGLLVWHIGANGQLRSANVIETPEHGYLHAFAMTDQHLVFVMMPFDFTGAGGSFFERMQFAPQRPVRIAVVAKDAPDKAQWFEAPFAAIYHFGDAFTRNGGIVLRAVRHDDINEARSPMKEAMAGDGAHAANSGASLVELHLDLRRGQARWQMLGISAVEFPLFDPRSANTRGARLYAPTIDGTANAPYFNAVAAFDIEHGRRQLWNYGPDIMAEEHVFVPRPGSRNADDGWLIGTLLDPVNKRSGLAVLDARHLDDGPLAQAWLPYAVPLGFHGTFAARG, encoded by the coding sequence ATGGACCGTCGCCGCTTCCTTCGTACCCTGCTCAGCAGCAGTGCCTGTCTGGCCCTGGGCGCTACCGCGCTGCGCGTCGCTCCCGCCTTCGCCGGCGACCCGACGCGGTTCGCGCAGGGCATGCAGGAACACCCGTGGCTGCTCGGCTGGCGCAGCGTCGGCAGCGAAAGCCTCGGCCCGGCCACCGTGCAGTTGCAGGGAAAGCTGCCGTCAGGCCTGGCCGGTACGCTGTACCGCAACGGCCCGGCGTGGACCGAGCGCGATGGCTTCCGCTATGACCACTGGTTCGACGGCGACGGCATGGTGCATGGCTGGCGCTTCAATGGTGACGGCAGCCTGACCCATCACGGGCGTATGGTCGCCACGCCGAAATTCACCCGTGAACAGAAGGCCGGCCGCTTCCAGTATCCGGCTGCCGGCACCAGCGTTCCCGGTGCGCTGGCAGTTCGAAACAACGACGATGCCAACGTGGCAAACACCTCGGTAACCATGATCAATGGCCGCCTGTTCGCGCTGTGCGAGTCCGGCTCGGCGTTCGAAGTGGATCCCGATTCGCTGCAGACACTGGGTCCGGTGACCTGGCGTCCGGACCTCGCTGCACTGCCGTTCTCGGCGCACCCGCTGCGCGACCGCGACGGCAGCCTCTGGAACTTCGGCTCGATCAGCCTGATGGGGGGCCATGGCCTGCTGGTCTGGCACATCGGTGCGAACGGCCAGCTGCGCAGCGCCAATGTGATCGAAACACCCGAGCATGGCTACCTGCATGCCTTCGCGATGACCGACCAGCACCTGGTGTTCGTGATGATGCCGTTCGATTTCACCGGCGCAGGCGGCAGCTTCTTCGAGCGCATGCAGTTCGCACCGCAGCGTCCCGTACGCATCGCGGTGGTCGCCAAGGATGCGCCGGACAAGGCGCAGTGGTTCGAAGCCCCGTTCGCGGCGATCTACCACTTCGGCGACGCGTTCACCCGCAATGGCGGCATCGTGCTGCGCGCAGTGCGCCACGACGACATCAATGAGGCGCGCTCGCCGATGAAGGAAGCGATGGCCGGTGATGGCGCACACGCGGCCAACAGTGGCGCCAGCCTGGTCGAGCTGCATCTGGACCTGCGTCGTGGCCAGGCCCGCTGGCAGATGTTGGGCATCAGCGCAGTGGAGTTCCCGTTGTTCGACCCGCGCTCGGCGAACACACGTGGCGCACGGCTGTATGCGCCGACCATCGACGGCACGGCCAATGCGCCGTACTTCAACGCCGTGGCCGCGTTCGACATCGAGCACGGGCGCCGCCAGCTGTGGAACTATGGCCCGGACATCATGGCCGAAGAGCATGTGTTCGTACCGCGCCCGGGCAGCCGCAACGCCGATGATGGCTGGCTGATCGGCACCCTGCTTGACCCGGTGAACAAGCGCAGCGGCCTGGCGGTGCTCGATGCCCGCCACCTGGACGACGGTCCGCTGGCACAGGCCTGGCTGCCCTATGCGGTACCACTGGGCTTCCACGGCACCTTCGCCGCGCGCGGCTGA
- a CDS encoding ABC transporter substrate-binding protein, with protein sequence MSLADHRSTLAPHGFLRVAINLGNPVLAQGDARSPRGPSLELATALAQRMGVQARFTCHDAAASVVEAAGEDGWDLAFLAIDPARADRIAFSAPYLEIEGTYLVRADSPAQQVADLDREGLRIAVGRGAAYDLFLSRELRHATIERAETSAAAITLFDQQRLDAAAGVRQPLEAWAQAHPGHRVLADRFTAIQQAVAAPASRPADALRALFEEVEAIKAGPLLEEAFARAGQAVTLVR encoded by the coding sequence ATGTCCCTGGCCGACCACCGAAGTACGCTGGCACCGCACGGTTTCCTGCGCGTGGCGATCAACCTGGGCAACCCGGTGCTGGCACAGGGCGATGCGCGCTCACCGCGCGGCCCCTCACTGGAACTGGCTACCGCATTGGCGCAACGGATGGGGGTGCAGGCTCGCTTCACCTGCCACGATGCCGCAGCCTCGGTGGTCGAGGCAGCAGGCGAAGACGGCTGGGATCTGGCCTTCCTGGCCATCGATCCGGCACGTGCCGACCGCATTGCCTTCAGTGCCCCGTACCTGGAGATCGAAGGTACCTATCTGGTGCGCGCGGACAGCCCTGCGCAGCAGGTAGCCGACCTGGATCGCGAGGGGCTGCGCATCGCGGTGGGGCGTGGCGCGGCCTATGACCTGTTCCTCAGTCGCGAACTGCGCCATGCCACGATCGAGCGGGCGGAGACCTCGGCGGCGGCCATCACCCTGTTCGATCAGCAGCGCCTGGATGCCGCCGCCGGTGTACGCCAGCCGCTGGAAGCATGGGCGCAGGCGCATCCCGGCCACCGTGTGCTGGCCGACCGCTTCACCGCGATCCAGCAGGCAGTGGCGGCGCCGGCCTCACGCCCGGCCGATGCATTGCGGGCGTTGTTCGAGGAAGTGGAGGCGATCAAGGCCGGCCCGTTGCTTGAGGAAGCGTTCGCGCGTGCCGGGCAGGCGGTCACGCTGGTGCGATGA
- a CDS encoding LysR substrate-binding domain-containing protein, with translation MSRPPLHALQGFVAAARLGNLSRAAASMNLTVSALSHQMRQLEERLGQPLLIRQPRGVTLTLEGQRLLDQVGPHLDAINEAFQPYAARAEHVLTISAVPSMASAWLVPRLGHFVAEHPQIEINLQSSERLIDFERQRQFDAALRLGSGQWPGLVVEPLFDEWLVPMASPALIERMGGIDRVPLTRWPLLGDPDGAWGAWFALSGQSPPSRFVAVLDDSEAHHRAALDGVGVALGRVTRARLLLDSGQLVALSSQRLKTDWPHWLVYPQRSASHRGFLAFRDWLHAQAAEHVRHMADAHL, from the coding sequence ATGTCCCGCCCTCCGCTCCATGCCCTGCAGGGCTTCGTGGCTGCTGCCCGGCTCGGCAACCTGTCGCGCGCGGCGGCGTCGATGAACCTGACCGTCAGTGCGCTCAGCCATCAGATGCGGCAACTGGAAGAACGGCTCGGGCAGCCGCTGCTGATCCGCCAGCCGCGTGGTGTCACCCTCACCCTTGAGGGGCAGCGCCTGCTCGACCAGGTCGGACCGCATCTGGATGCGATCAACGAAGCCTTCCAGCCCTATGCCGCACGTGCCGAGCACGTGCTGACGATCAGCGCGGTGCCGTCGATGGCGTCGGCCTGGCTGGTGCCGCGCCTGGGTCACTTCGTGGCCGAGCATCCACAGATCGAGATCAACCTGCAGTCGAGTGAACGCCTGATCGATTTCGAGCGGCAGCGCCAGTTCGACGCCGCGCTGCGTCTGGGCAGCGGGCAATGGCCGGGCCTGGTGGTGGAACCGCTGTTCGACGAGTGGCTGGTGCCGATGGCGAGCCCGGCGCTGATCGAACGCATGGGCGGCATTGACCGTGTGCCGTTGACCCGGTGGCCGCTGCTCGGCGATCCGGACGGCGCGTGGGGCGCCTGGTTCGCGTTGAGCGGGCAGAGCCCGCCGTCGCGTTTCGTGGCGGTGCTGGATGATTCGGAGGCGCACCATCGCGCCGCTCTGGATGGCGTGGGCGTAGCGCTCGGGCGGGTGACGCGGGCGCGGCTGCTGCTGGATTCGGGCCAGCTGGTCGCACTGTCCAGCCAGCGCCTGAAGACCGACTGGCCGCATTGGCTGGTGTACCCGCAGCGCTCGGCCAGCCATCGCGGTTTCCTTGCGTTCCGCGACTGGCTGCACGCGCAGGCCGCCGAGCACGTGCGGCACATGGCAGACGCACATCTATAG
- a CDS encoding alkaline phosphatase encodes MTARIPRRWLHSSLLLALAALGGCQPNLRAEAVASGPARPHNVIVMINDGAGWGTWDAAAYWQYGSREGAPYADFPQRLAVTTFPLNASSQPTRDNAQTLGYDAGKAWDSEPVPAQDLPFVGYQYLAAVATDSAAAGTALSSGIKTYNNAINYNNDGNPVEFNTLRAKRLGMATGVVTSVPFAHATPAAFAAQNESRNNYHAIAHQMLAQGHMDLVMGTGGPGYSVDGRACDESAGAAKAEGCANPWEWVSQQDWQQLEAGSTIAGNPSGPWRLIRSKEAFAALAQGRLPADRPLIGVPRVANTLQQARQLQVLGKDAATPSGVRKIDSVPDLATMTRGALQFLQQRSTKGLFLMVEGGATDWAAHTSACGTEWHYGQCSDQPQYGRLIEETVEFNDAVAAVVDWIERNGGWERNLLIVTTDHDNSMPMGPDAQNVAFEPVRNNGRGRMPGMSFRPTGNHSNALVPLWAKGAGAELLGQRVRGVDAGYRQHVRWNDGSYIDNTDVAAAVQEALQR; translated from the coding sequence ATGACTGCACGCATTCCACGCCGCTGGCTTCATTCTTCGTTGCTGCTCGCGCTGGCCGCACTTGGTGGCTGCCAGCCCAACCTGCGCGCCGAGGCTGTTGCTTCCGGCCCAGCGCGCCCGCACAACGTGATCGTGATGATCAACGACGGTGCCGGTTGGGGCACCTGGGACGCCGCCGCCTACTGGCAATACGGCAGCCGCGAAGGGGCGCCGTATGCGGATTTTCCGCAGCGCCTGGCGGTGACCACCTTCCCGTTGAACGCCAGCAGCCAGCCGACCCGCGACAACGCGCAGACCCTGGGCTACGACGCGGGAAAGGCCTGGGACAGCGAACCGGTGCCGGCGCAGGACCTGCCATTCGTCGGCTACCAGTACCTGGCCGCGGTCGCCACCGACAGTGCTGCGGCCGGTACGGCGCTGTCCTCGGGCATCAAGACCTACAACAACGCCATCAATTACAACAACGATGGCAATCCGGTCGAGTTCAACACGCTGCGCGCCAAGCGGCTGGGCATGGCGACCGGTGTGGTGACTTCGGTACCGTTCGCGCATGCCACGCCGGCCGCGTTCGCGGCGCAGAACGAATCGCGCAACAACTATCACGCCATCGCGCACCAGATGCTGGCGCAGGGCCACATGGACCTGGTGATGGGCACCGGCGGTCCCGGCTACAGCGTTGATGGTCGCGCCTGTGACGAGAGTGCCGGCGCGGCCAAGGCCGAGGGCTGCGCGAACCCGTGGGAATGGGTGTCGCAGCAGGATTGGCAGCAGCTGGAAGCGGGCAGCACCATTGCCGGCAATCCGTCGGGGCCGTGGCGCCTGATCCGCAGCAAGGAGGCGTTCGCCGCGCTGGCGCAGGGACGGCTGCCGGCCGACCGGCCGCTGATCGGCGTGCCGCGCGTGGCCAACACGCTGCAGCAGGCGCGCCAGCTGCAGGTGCTGGGCAAGGATGCGGCCACGCCTTCCGGTGTGAGGAAGATCGACAGCGTGCCGGATCTTGCGACCATGACGCGTGGCGCGCTGCAGTTCCTGCAGCAGCGTTCGACCAAGGGCCTGTTCCTGATGGTGGAAGGCGGCGCCACTGACTGGGCGGCGCATACCAGTGCCTGCGGCACCGAATGGCACTACGGCCAGTGCAGCGACCAGCCGCAGTACGGCCGGCTGATCGAGGAAACCGTGGAGTTCAACGACGCGGTGGCGGCGGTGGTCGACTGGATCGAGCGCAACGGTGGCTGGGAACGCAACCTGTTGATCGTCACCACCGACCACGACAACAGCATGCCGATGGGCCCGGATGCACAGAACGTCGCCTTCGAGCCGGTGCGCAACAACGGCCGTGGACGCATGCCGGGGATGAGCTTCCGCCCGACCGGCAACCATTCCAATGCGCTGGTGCCGTTGTGGGCCAAGGGCGCGGGCGCGGAGCTGCTGGGCCAGCGCGTGCGGGGCGTTGATGCCGGCTACCGTCAGCACGTGCGCTGGAACGACGGCAGTTACATCGACAACACCGACGTGGCTGCCGCGGTGCAGGAAGCGCTGCAGCGTTAG
- a CDS encoding D-alanyl-D-alanine carboxypeptidase family protein, translating to MPSPAPARAPLSSITLDAATFAVMHQHNTDIARQPASLTKLMTAYAAYECVEERGRSWGDEVTIAADDVHAVADDETRMGLVPGETVTLARLLEGLMIVSGNDAALAIARHLDGSQPAFLERMNRHARQLGLRSSWFASVSGITTPHHASSARDMAVLAACLLNDHPQILAITAQRVFAHGSFSRSNQNALLGDDGVDGLKTGYTQAAGFCLAATACRALPGRDQPVRLITVVLGSESRDARDALVRERLAAGFAALADSTADA from the coding sequence ATGCCGTCTCCTGCTCCTGCGCGTGCACCGCTGTCGTCCATCACCCTCGATGCGGCAACTTTCGCGGTGATGCACCAGCACAACACGGATATCGCCAGGCAGCCGGCCTCGCTGACCAAGCTGATGACCGCCTACGCGGCTTACGAATGTGTCGAGGAGCGCGGGCGCTCGTGGGGCGACGAAGTCACCATCGCCGCCGACGACGTGCATGCGGTCGCCGACGATGAAACGCGCATGGGCCTGGTGCCCGGTGAAACAGTCACCCTCGCGCGCCTGCTGGAAGGACTGATGATCGTCTCCGGCAATGACGCGGCGCTGGCCATCGCGCGCCATCTGGACGGATCACAGCCTGCGTTCCTGGAGCGCATGAACCGGCACGCACGCCAGCTCGGCCTGCGCAGCAGCTGGTTCGCCAGCGTGTCCGGCATCACCACCCCGCACCATGCGTCCAGCGCGCGCGACATGGCGGTGCTGGCCGCCTGCCTGTTGAACGATCATCCGCAGATATTGGCGATCACCGCGCAGCGCGTGTTCGCGCACGGCAGCTTCAGCCGCAGCAACCAGAACGCCCTGCTTGGCGATGACGGCGTGGATGGCTTGAAGACCGGCTACACCCAGGCCGCAGGCTTCTGCCTGGCCGCCACCGCCTGCCGGGCACTGCCCGGGCGGGATCAGCCGGTACGCCTGATCACCGTGGTGCTGGGTTCTGAAAGCCGCGACGCACGCGATGCCCTTGTGCGCGAGCGGCTGGCCGCCGGGTTCGCGGCGCTGGCCGACAGCACCGCCGACGCCTGA
- a CDS encoding TetR/AcrR family transcriptional regulator, whose translation MPANAAPTRRRLTREQRARQLLDVAWALVGEEGTDALTLGRLAEAAGVTKPVAYDHFVTRNGLLAALYDDYDGRQTVVFNERIGRARAQLADRAAAIASGYIDCILSQGSEVQGILAALVGAPELHEVRRRYQQDFIDNCDTWLGPFAADGTVPLAGRWAILGAAEALSEAVAAGALDKAAAEAELQRLIVATVKRR comes from the coding sequence ATGCCTGCCAACGCCGCTCCCACGCGCCGCCGATTGACCCGCGAGCAACGCGCCCGCCAGTTGCTGGACGTGGCCTGGGCGCTGGTTGGCGAAGAAGGCACCGACGCGTTGACCCTGGGTCGGCTGGCCGAGGCCGCGGGCGTGACCAAGCCGGTGGCCTACGATCACTTCGTGACCCGCAACGGCCTGCTGGCCGCGCTCTACGATGACTACGACGGCCGCCAGACGGTGGTGTTCAACGAGCGCATCGGCCGCGCACGGGCGCAGTTGGCCGATCGTGCGGCGGCCATCGCCTCCGGCTACATCGACTGCATCCTCAGCCAGGGCAGTGAAGTGCAGGGCATCCTCGCCGCGCTGGTGGGCGCTCCGGAACTGCACGAGGTACGGCGGCGTTACCAGCAGGATTTCATCGACAACTGCGACACCTGGCTGGGCCCGTTTGCTGCCGACGGCACGGTGCCACTGGCCGGGCGCTGGGCGATTCTCGGTGCGGCCGAAGCCCTGTCCGAAGCCGTGGCAGCAGGCGCGCTGGACAAGGCCGCAGCCGAAGCCGAGCTGCAGCGGCTGATCGTGGCAACGGTCAAGCGACGCTGA
- a CDS encoding NAD(P)H-dependent oxidoreductase, whose amino-acid sequence MHTLIVTAHPESAALTHAIARRIGEAITATDTANTVTHADLMAEGFDPRFNTHDQALFRGTGAPPADVAAEQARLDAADTLVLVYPLYWWSFPALLKGWIDRVFTQGWAYQDGADGKVQKKLQRLRVHLVGIGGAGADMIERRGYGAAMKTQIDMGIFDYCGARVLTSDLLLDADTGAAETHLQTALAIGRKIGTPMH is encoded by the coding sequence ATGCACACCCTCATCGTTACCGCCCATCCTGAATCCGCCGCGTTGACCCATGCCATCGCCAGGCGCATCGGCGAAGCCATCACCGCAACGGATACCGCCAATACCGTGACCCATGCCGATCTGATGGCCGAAGGCTTCGATCCGCGCTTCAACACGCACGACCAGGCGCTGTTCCGTGGCACCGGCGCACCTCCAGCCGACGTCGCCGCCGAGCAGGCGCGGCTGGATGCTGCCGACACGCTGGTACTGGTCTACCCGCTGTACTGGTGGTCGTTCCCCGCGCTGCTGAAGGGCTGGATCGATCGCGTGTTCACCCAGGGCTGGGCCTACCAGGACGGTGCAGACGGCAAGGTGCAGAAGAAGCTGCAGCGGTTGCGCGTGCACCTGGTCGGCATCGGCGGAGCCGGCGCGGACATGATCGAACGGCGCGGTTACGGCGCGGCGATGAAGACGCAGATCGACATGGGCATCTTCGACTACTGCGGCGCGCGCGTGCTGACGTCAGACCTGCTGCTGGATGCCGATACCGGTGCGGCCGAAACGCATCTGCAGACCGCGCTGGCGATCGGCCGTAAAATCGGAACTCCGATGCACTGA